Below is a genomic region from Halobacterium sp. CBA1132.
TGGGACGAACACCCCCGCGTTGCGAGCGGGCGCGTCGCTCAGGGTTGAGGTGTACGTCGACGGCCGCGTCGTGGCCGTCGCTGAAACGACAGTCGAGAGAAGTAATCAGTCCGCGGCTTCGTCGTCCGCCGGTGCTCGCGCGAGTGTGACGATTGCGCGCGGGCTGCCGGGTTTCGCCTGCATCACGTGATTTTCCACGTCGACGAAGCCGGCTTCGGCGAACATTCGGTCGGCCTCGTCCTCGTCGTAGAACAGCATGATTGCGTCGGCGACCTTCTGGAACACCGTCGAGTTCGGGTAGTCGGGACCGACGACAACGGTCCACTCGCCGGGCTTCAGGACGCGGCGAATCTCGCGCAGGCCCTCGACCGGGTTGGGCCAGTACTCGATGGACCCCGACGACCACACCGCGTCGAAGGAGTCGTCCTTGAACGGCAAGCGCTCGGCGTCCCCGTAGTGGAACGCCACGTCGTCGTGGCGCCCGAACTTCGCGAACGCCTTCTCCAACTGGTGGGGGCTCTGGTCGAGCCCGCAGACGTCGTCGGTGTACTGGAGGATTCCCTCGGTCCCGAACCCGGTGCCACAGCCCACGTCGAGGACGCGGTCGTCGGCGTCCAAGTCGAGCATCGCCAGCGCCTCGTCGCGCATCTCCTCGTTCCACACGAACGGGTTGACGCGGTCGTACACCTTCGAGAGGTACTTGTAGAAGGTGCGCGCTCGCGCCTTGTCTTCGAGGACTCCCATTGCCCCGGAATTGCGCCCGAAGACGCATAATAGCTTGCGTTAGCGCCCGCGAACTTCGCAACTACCATATAGGCCGTGGCCAAAGGTCCGCCCGGTAAGTGTATGCCAAGGCCAGAGGTTCTCGAAAACATCAAATCGGCAGAATCGGACGCCGACGACATCGTGGCTGAGGCGGAGGAGGACCGGGAGCAACGGTTGTCCGAAGCCCGACAGCGAGCCGATGAGATCCGCAGCGAAGCGGAAGAGGAGGCTCGCGAGCTGAAAGAACAAGAACTCGAAGAGGCGCGCGAAGACATCGAAGCGGAGCGTGACAGCATCCTCGAAAACGGGGAAACCGAACGCGAGCAACTCGAATCGCTCG
It encodes:
- the ahaH gene encoding ATP synthase archaeal subunit H, coding for MPRPEVLENIKSAESDADDIVAEAEEDREQRLSEARQRADEIRSEAEEEARELKEQELEEAREDIEAERDSILENGETEREQLESLAEENDEDAVAYAVEQFEEAVHAQT
- a CDS encoding methyltransferase domain-containing protein, whose translation is MGVLEDKARARTFYKYLSKVYDRVNPFVWNEEMRDEALAMLDLDADDRVLDVGCGTGFGTEGILQYTDDVCGLDQSPHQLEKAFAKFGRHDDVAFHYGDAERLPFKDDSFDAVWSSGSIEYWPNPVEGLREIRRVLKPGEWTVVVGPDYPNSTVFQKVADAIMLFYDEDEADRMFAEAGFVDVENHVMQAKPGSPRAIVTLARAPADDEAAD